In Sporosarcina sp. PTS2304, a genomic segment contains:
- a CDS encoding TetR/AcrR family transcriptional regulator produces MDKKTIQKSRMWKYFIEATTEIIEQEGSKAVTIRKVADRAGYNSATIYNYFDEFSHLLFFASMRLLEEYITEVTRRMNGVDQALEQYIIAWECFCEYSFQKPDIFHSVFIRDLGENPDHLLEKYYEFYPSDLVDVPEEIQMSLLEQNVVKRGHPLLKKAVEQGSLDSEKINSLNEVTILIWQGMLTSFLNNRIDMTADEAANRTITYVKEIVERTRS; encoded by the coding sequence TTGGATAAGAAGACAATTCAGAAAAGCAGAATGTGGAAGTATTTCATAGAAGCTACAACAGAAATTATTGAGCAAGAAGGTTCCAAAGCAGTTACTATTCGTAAAGTAGCTGATAGGGCCGGCTATAATAGCGCGACCATTTACAATTATTTTGATGAGTTTTCACATTTACTCTTTTTCGCATCCATGCGATTATTGGAAGAATATATTACTGAAGTAACGAGACGAATGAATGGAGTAGACCAAGCGTTAGAGCAATATATCATCGCTTGGGAGTGCTTCTGTGAATACTCTTTCCAGAAGCCAGATATTTTTCACTCTGTCTTCATTCGGGACCTAGGGGAAAATCCTGATCATTTATTAGAAAAGTATTACGAGTTTTATCCATCAGATCTTGTAGACGTTCCTGAAGAAATTCAAATGAGCTTACTTGAGCAAAACGTAGTAAAACGCGGTCACCCTCTTTTGAAAAAAGCGGTGGAGCAAGGCAGTCTAGACAGTGAAAAAATAAATTCGCTTAACGAAGTAACTATTTTGATATGGCAAGGTATGCTCACAAGCTTCTTGAACAACCGGATTGATATGACAGCAGATGAGGCCGCGAATCGGACGATCACTTACGTAAAAGAAATCGTTGAACGGACAAGGTCTTAA
- a CDS encoding TRAP transporter small permease yields the protein MKKRKLPLEEAFLVLTLALMVILIFIQVIGRYVFESAPSWTEELSRYIHIWQVWIGASYAISLKKHLRIEAFVTMFPPLIQKIMETISIVIWFLLALVLAYLGTTLVMSSYSNGQVTPAMQIPMWITFMAIPIGCIGMLYRLLQQVRLLWKDPLAYAKQGGAPE from the coding sequence ATGAAGAAAAGAAAATTACCACTCGAAGAAGCATTTTTAGTCCTGACGTTAGCCTTAATGGTAATTTTAATTTTTATTCAAGTCATAGGAAGATATGTATTTGAATCCGCTCCAAGTTGGACGGAAGAATTATCACGATATATTCATATTTGGCAAGTGTGGATAGGGGCGAGTTATGCGATTAGTTTAAAGAAACATCTTCGCATCGAAGCTTTCGTCACGATGTTCCCGCCACTTATACAAAAAATAATGGAAACGATATCAATCGTTATTTGGTTCCTTTTAGCGTTAGTTCTAGCCTATTTGGGAACTACTCTAGTCATGAGCAGTTACTCAAATGGACAAGTAACTCCAGCGATGCAAATTCCTATGTGGATCACTTTTATGGCGATTCCAATTGGGTGTATCGGAATGTTATATAGACTACTACAGCAAGTTCGCTTGTTATGGAAAGATCCATTAGCCTACGCTAAACAGGGAGGTGCGCCTGAATGA
- a CDS encoding TRAP transporter large permease: protein MTIAVLFGSIFIMLFIGVPIAIALGASSLLALYFTTNLPVGIIAQKAFTSLDSFPLLAIPFFMLAGILMGKGGVSKRLLTLATMLVGWMIGGLAMVTIVACMFFAAISGSGPATVAAIGSFMIPAMREKNYSEGFAGAVTAAAGSIGVIIPPSIPFVLYGVVAGVSVGGLFLAGIIPGIMLGIGMMVVAYIISKKRGYKPETTVTYTFKDVLYAFYDAKWALLIPVIILGGIYGGIFSPTEAAVVAVVYSIIIGVFVHKELTLSGLYECFRETVVINAITMIVISLSINMSYIMTLEQVPEAIATFITDFSSNPIVILLIINAILLVVGMFFDTISAIVILSPILLPIIMAIGVDPIHFGVIMVANLAIGFITPPLGANLFVASSVSGIKVEKITLAILPFLLSMIICLLIITFVPFLSTWLPSLID, encoded by the coding sequence ATGACAATTGCCGTCTTATTTGGATCCATATTTATTATGTTATTCATTGGTGTGCCGATCGCGATTGCGCTTGGTGCTTCATCGCTTCTCGCTTTATATTTTACGACTAATTTACCGGTTGGGATTATTGCTCAAAAAGCGTTTACTTCACTCGACTCATTTCCTTTATTAGCAATTCCTTTCTTTATGTTGGCAGGGATTTTAATGGGGAAAGGTGGCGTATCCAAACGATTGCTGACGCTAGCTACGATGCTCGTAGGTTGGATGATCGGTGGACTTGCGATGGTGACGATTGTCGCCTGTATGTTCTTTGCGGCGATTTCTGGATCAGGTCCTGCCACAGTTGCGGCGATCGGTTCATTTATGATACCAGCGATGCGTGAGAAAAATTATTCGGAAGGTTTTGCAGGGGCTGTGACGGCTGCTGCCGGGTCAATCGGTGTCATCATTCCTCCAAGTATTCCATTTGTATTATATGGAGTAGTGGCAGGAGTGTCTGTAGGTGGTCTCTTCCTAGCAGGTATTATTCCTGGCATTATGCTCGGCATCGGAATGATGGTTGTGGCGTATATAATTTCCAAGAAGAGAGGATATAAACCGGAGACGACGGTTACATATACGTTCAAAGATGTATTATACGCATTTTATGATGCGAAATGGGCGTTATTGATTCCTGTTATTATTTTAGGCGGAATTTACGGAGGAATATTTTCTCCGACTGAAGCCGCTGTTGTAGCGGTTGTCTACTCCATTATTATCGGAGTGTTCGTTCATAAAGAATTGACGTTAAGTGGATTATATGAATGTTTCCGCGAAACTGTAGTGATCAATGCGATTACAATGATTGTCATTAGTCTATCCATTAATATGTCATATATTATGACGCTCGAACAAGTACCGGAAGCGATTGCTACATTTATAACAGATTTCTCAAGTAACCCAATCGTAATCTTATTAATTATTAATGCTATTTTGCTTGTAGTAGGAATGTTCTTTGATACAATTTCTGCAATTGTTATTCTATCACCTATACTACTACCTATTATTATGGCAATAGGCGTAGATCCGATTCACTTTGGTGTCATTATGGTAGCGAATTTAGCGATCGGCTTTATCACTCCTCCACTAGGCGCGAACTTATTTGTTGCATCAAGTGTCAGTGGCATTAAAGTGGAGAAAATCACTCTTGCTATTTTGCCATTTTTATTGTCGATGATTATTTGTTTACTCATCATCACATTTGTTCCGTTCCTGTCAACGTGGCTTCCGAGCTTGATTGACTAA
- a CDS encoding aminotransferase class I/II-fold pyridoxal phosphate-dependent enzyme, producing MGTTLNPRVLEIEPSGIRKVYNQLVNFPDAINLTVGEPDFSTPDHIKEAAIDSLRANHTGYSVNTGLLSLRQEVQSFFADRYDVHYRAEDEIIITNGASEALDIAFRTILEEGDEVIVFAPAYPGYVPLITLSGGVPVLIDTSENGFKPTLEQLKKAVNAKTKAILFNYPSNPTGAVLSGEEVRNLTEWLKDQNLFVLSDEIYSENTFDGTHVSIASMEGMRDKTILIQGLSKSHSMTGWRIGYTLAPAFLSKQMEKVHLFNVVCAPITSQYAAIAALKNGRNDSEPMNIEYMKRRDFVYRRLNEIGLETEKPKGAFYIFPKIPSSFPDSSTFSEALLREGRVAVVPGSAFSSYGEGFIRISYAYSMETLEEALHRIEAFLKNTSTE from the coding sequence ATGGGCACTACATTAAATCCAAGAGTATTAGAAATTGAACCTTCAGGAATTAGGAAAGTGTATAATCAATTAGTTAATTTTCCAGATGCTATTAATTTAACAGTAGGAGAGCCAGACTTTTCTACTCCTGATCATATTAAAGAGGCGGCTATTGATTCCTTACGAGCAAATCATACCGGTTACTCGGTTAACACAGGATTATTATCGTTACGACAGGAAGTGCAATCATTTTTTGCGGATCGATACGATGTACACTACCGAGCGGAAGATGAAATCATTATTACAAATGGAGCAAGTGAAGCATTGGATATTGCGTTTAGAACAATTTTAGAAGAAGGCGACGAAGTCATTGTTTTTGCGCCGGCTTATCCTGGATACGTTCCATTGATTACGTTAAGTGGCGGTGTTCCAGTACTCATTGATACGTCAGAAAACGGCTTTAAACCAACGCTTGAACAATTGAAGAAAGCGGTAAACGCTAAAACGAAAGCCATTTTATTTAATTATCCTTCCAATCCGACGGGGGCTGTTTTGTCAGGAGAAGAAGTGAGAAATTTGACAGAGTGGCTTAAAGATCAAAATTTATTTGTTCTTTCTGATGAAATATATAGTGAGAATACATTTGATGGAACGCATGTCTCTATCGCTTCAATGGAAGGAATGCGTGACAAAACGATTTTAATTCAAGGGTTGTCCAAATCACATTCTATGACAGGTTGGAGAATCGGATATACACTAGCTCCTGCATTTCTATCTAAGCAGATGGAAAAAGTTCATTTATTCAATGTCGTTTGTGCGCCAATTACTAGTCAATACGCGGCTATCGCTGCATTAAAAAATGGACGTAATGACTCGGAGCCTATGAATATCGAATATATGAAACGGCGTGATTTTGTTTATAGAAGATTAAATGAAATAGGACTTGAAACAGAGAAGCCAAAAGGGGCATTTTATATTTTCCCTAAAATTCCATCTTCGTTTCCGGATTCAAGTACTTTCAGTGAAGCTCTGTTGCGTGAAGGCAGAGTGGCAGTAGTTCCGGGAAGTGCATTTTCTTCTTATGGAGAAGGGTTTATTCGAATTTCTTATGCGTATTCAATGGAGACATTAGAAGAGGCTTTACACCGTATAGAAGCGTTTCTTAAAAATACATCTACTGAATAA
- a CDS encoding BCCT family transporter, producing the protein MHKKRIDPFVFWTSLGFILLATVLLVVYRTSAEPVLDNVMTFITFRMDWAFQFLTFGLFIFLVWLAWSKFGHIKLGEGKPEFSSFSWGAMLFTAGMGTSIMYWSMIEPISYFSGPPFGIEPGTQEAAEWSLTYGLFHWGISAWSLYAFPTVVIAYSYFVRKRPSLKISTALSGALGKHADGWVAKLIDVLVIWSLVGGLGTSLGLGVPMVSAVVGSILSIEPSIGLDAVIVTLITIVYSASAYLGLQKGIRRLSDFNIYLAVALAAFVFIAGPTSFILTYFSNSFGLMLQNFTFMSFHTDPIGQGGFPQGWTVFYWAWFAATAMFMGLFVARISKGRTIRELITHMLLWGSIGGWVYFMVFGGYSMNLQLQGIVDLAKIVTEQGGPAAVVEILRTLPMDVLILPFFVIVGVVFLSTSMDSATYILAAIATKELQPGEDPARWHRMVWGAVLAILSLSLLLVGGLRVIQTSAVVVAVPIFIIYILLLVSLIRWLREDFPRVNLNK; encoded by the coding sequence ATGCACAAGAAAAGAATAGATCCATTTGTATTTTGGACGTCGCTCGGATTTATCCTACTGGCTACTGTGTTACTCGTGGTCTATCGAACAAGTGCTGAGCCAGTACTTGATAACGTCATGACGTTTATTACGTTTCGCATGGATTGGGCGTTTCAGTTTCTGACGTTCGGTTTATTTATATTTTTAGTTTGGCTTGCGTGGAGTAAGTTTGGGCACATTAAGTTAGGAGAAGGGAAACCAGAGTTTTCGAGTTTCAGTTGGGGCGCTATGCTATTTACCGCTGGAATGGGAACGAGTATTATGTACTGGTCTATGATTGAACCGATATCATACTTTTCAGGACCGCCATTTGGAATAGAGCCTGGTACACAAGAAGCAGCTGAGTGGTCACTTACATATGGATTATTTCATTGGGGAATTTCGGCATGGTCACTTTATGCCTTTCCTACCGTTGTCATTGCCTACTCCTATTTTGTGAGAAAAAGACCTTCGTTAAAAATCAGTACTGCTTTAAGTGGAGCGCTTGGTAAACATGCAGATGGATGGGTTGCAAAGCTGATTGATGTGCTTGTTATTTGGAGTTTGGTAGGGGGACTTGGAACGTCACTCGGTCTTGGGGTTCCGATGGTATCTGCAGTTGTCGGCTCTATTTTATCAATTGAGCCATCTATAGGATTAGACGCTGTAATTGTCACGCTTATTACGATAGTTTATTCGGCAAGTGCTTACTTAGGATTACAAAAAGGGATTAGAAGATTAAGTGACTTTAATATATATTTAGCAGTCGCACTAGCGGCTTTTGTATTCATTGCAGGTCCTACATCATTTATCCTTACGTATTTTTCAAATAGTTTTGGATTAATGCTACAAAATTTCACGTTCATGAGTTTCCATACGGATCCGATTGGGCAGGGTGGGTTCCCGCAAGGATGGACAGTGTTTTACTGGGCTTGGTTCGCTGCAACAGCCATGTTCATGGGACTATTCGTCGCTAGGATTTCCAAAGGTCGGACGATACGTGAATTGATCACACATATGTTATTGTGGGGTTCCATCGGGGGCTGGGTGTACTTTATGGTCTTCGGCGGTTACTCGATGAATTTGCAACTGCAAGGAATTGTGGATTTAGCAAAAATCGTAACAGAGCAAGGCGGACCAGCTGCGGTAGTGGAAATTCTCCGTACTTTACCGATGGATGTTTTAATACTGCCGTTTTTCGTTATTGTCGGGGTAGTGTTCTTATCTACTTCTATGGACTCTGCGACATATATTCTAGCAGCAATCGCTACAAAAGAACTACAACCAGGTGAAGACCCTGCACGCTGGCATCGAATGGTTTGGGGAGCTGTATTGGCGATCCTGTCTCTGTCTTTACTATTAGTAGGGGGACTTCGTGTCATACAAACGTCAGCAGTAGTTGTAGCGGTACCGATATTTATTATTTACATTTTACTTCTTGTTTCGCTAATCAGATGGTTACGAGAAGATTTTCCTAGAGTGAACTTAAACAAATAA
- a CDS encoding alpha/beta hydrolase — protein MRNITIEKNIVYGEAVGEYVTADLYYPQSHDRELPVVVLIHGGAFQSGSKEMYRSVGSKLATDGYFVMAINYRLSTPASATYPGALEDVGQAMNWIVLHANERGLDPLRIGIIGDSAGAYLATMFSLTRQPFSYRICAVVAVYGIFDLSAECREEKYATTTNMFEQFLGIPYEGNVEAFDKASPISHVEEAIANPIFDTDYYLIWGKTDPIINPNQSIVFYEHLKKAKIQVITSEIPDKGHLWFNELPTVEGGTVDDYPNTIIYPKILCFLEGSVWNSLDGNFSRKQIAVLDRLKD, from the coding sequence ATGAGAAATATTACAATTGAAAAGAATATCGTATACGGAGAAGCAGTAGGCGAATATGTCACAGCAGATCTATACTATCCACAATCACATGACAGGGAGCTCCCTGTTGTCGTGCTAATACATGGCGGTGCATTCCAGTCAGGCTCTAAAGAAATGTACAGAAGTGTAGGCAGTAAATTAGCAACGGACGGTTATTTTGTGATGGCTATCAATTACCGGCTTTCTACACCTGCGTCTGCAACTTACCCGGGTGCTTTAGAAGATGTAGGACAAGCGATGAATTGGATAGTATTACATGCGAATGAAAGAGGACTGGATCCTTTGAGAATAGGAATAATAGGAGACTCTGCCGGTGCCTACTTAGCTACAATGTTTTCATTGACCCGCCAGCCTTTCAGCTACAGAATATGTGCAGTTGTCGCCGTCTACGGAATATTTGATCTGAGTGCGGAATGTAGAGAGGAAAAGTATGCCACTACAACGAATATGTTTGAACAATTTTTAGGCATTCCATATGAAGGGAACGTGGAAGCGTTTGACAAAGCCTCTCCTATTTCTCATGTAGAAGAGGCCATCGCGAATCCTATTTTCGATACAGACTATTACTTGATTTGGGGAAAAACTGATCCGATCATCAACCCGAATCAATCCATCGTTTTTTATGAACATTTGAAAAAAGCAAAGATCCAAGTCATTACATCTGAAATTCCAGACAAAGGTCATCTATGGTTTAATGAATTACCTACCGTTGAAGGTGGTACGGTTGATGACTATCCGAATACTATTATTTATCCGAAAATTTTATGTTTTCTTGAAGGTAGCGTGTGGAATTCGTTAGATGGTAACTTCTCTAGAAAGCAAATCGCGGTACTAGATCGACTGAAGGACTAG
- a CDS encoding DctP family TRAP transporter solute-binding subunit has protein sequence MKKFLGVLLILVLALSACGRPAVKESNTDQNAEGTDGEKFKIRIAHLVKDEVSGARALVSMKEKIEERSDGKVEVEIFSNGKLFGSDREAIEAVQLGNVEMTVAALAPIVSFNDKFMVFDLPFLFKSKEAAYSALDGELGQSLLDSLEANSLKGIAYAENGFRHMTNNKRPIETPDDLKGLKMRTLENPLHTDTFKAFGANASPFSFGELYTALQQNTYDAMEAPISLIYTNKFYEVQKYLTLSGHVYAPGIMVMNNDFFNSMPEDLQTIVLEEAEKAKVLGRELGAEEEVIFFDKLKEEGIKVNELSDEQKEVFREKAKPVYDKYVPKIGQELVDKALDANKE, from the coding sequence ATGAAAAAGTTTCTAGGCGTACTACTCATATTGGTTTTAGCATTAAGTGCATGCGGAAGACCGGCAGTAAAAGAATCTAATACAGATCAGAATGCAGAAGGTACGGACGGTGAGAAATTCAAGATCAGAATTGCTCACTTAGTAAAAGATGAAGTTTCGGGTGCACGTGCACTAGTTTCTATGAAAGAAAAAATTGAAGAACGTTCGGATGGGAAAGTGGAAGTAGAAATTTTCTCTAACGGTAAACTTTTCGGTTCTGACCGTGAGGCAATTGAAGCAGTACAACTTGGTAATGTTGAGATGACTGTTGCAGCGTTGGCACCTATCGTTTCTTTCAATGATAAATTTATGGTGTTTGACTTACCGTTCTTATTTAAATCGAAAGAAGCAGCATACAGTGCGTTGGATGGAGAACTTGGACAGTCGTTGTTAGACAGCCTAGAGGCAAACTCTTTAAAAGGAATTGCTTACGCAGAAAATGGATTCCGTCATATGACAAACAATAAACGTCCAATTGAAACGCCAGATGACTTAAAAGGTTTAAAGATGCGTACACTTGAAAACCCACTTCATACCGATACATTTAAAGCGTTTGGCGCAAATGCGTCGCCATTCTCGTTTGGAGAACTGTATACAGCGTTACAGCAAAACACGTATGACGCAATGGAAGCTCCTATTTCATTGATTTACACTAATAAGTTTTACGAGGTTCAAAAGTACTTAACATTGAGTGGTCATGTCTATGCACCTGGAATTATGGTGATGAATAACGACTTCTTCAACAGTATGCCAGAAGATTTGCAGACAATTGTTTTAGAAGAAGCTGAAAAAGCGAAAGTATTAGGACGTGAACTTGGAGCAGAAGAAGAGGTCATCTTCTTTGATAAGCTGAAAGAAGAGGGAATAAAAGTAAACGAACTATCTGACGAGCAGAAAGAAGTATTTAGAGAAAAAGCAAAACCAGTCTATGACAAATATGTTCCTAAAATTGGTCAAGAACTAGTAGATAAAGCATTGGATGCAAATAAAGAATAA
- a CDS encoding cupin domain-containing protein — protein sequence MSIITYYPYFLNACYYVPFYSMNFFPTPVQLPPTRMDDVYNTKNITDFGATPLVLNIEKATKQNNTFRTVLWTGENLQLTLMNIKPGEEIGLELHSDVDQFIRLESGQGLVQMGDTRERLDFFRVVEAGDSIIIPAGKWHNLKNIGNESITLYSIYAPPEHPFGTVHATKAIADAAEHYKK from the coding sequence TTGAGTATCATTACTTATTATCCCTACTTTCTGAATGCGTGCTATTATGTACCGTTTTATAGCATGAATTTTTTTCCGACACCGGTACAACTTCCACCAACACGTATGGATGATGTCTATAATACGAAGAATATCACTGATTTTGGTGCAACCCCACTTGTACTGAATATAGAAAAAGCGACAAAGCAAAACAACACCTTCCGTACGGTTCTCTGGACGGGAGAAAATTTACAATTAACTTTGATGAATATTAAACCTGGAGAGGAGATTGGATTAGAACTTCATTCTGATGTAGATCAGTTTATCCGATTAGAAAGCGGTCAAGGCTTAGTTCAGATGGGGGACACGAGAGAACGATTAGACTTTTTCAGAGTTGTTGAAGCAGGTGATAGTATCATCATACCTGCTGGAAAATGGCATAATCTTAAAAATATAGGTAATGAATCTATTACACTATATTCTATCTATGCACCACCTGAACATCCTTTTGGTACAGTACATGCAACAAAAGCAATTGCGGATGCTGCTGAACATTACAAGAAATAG
- a CDS encoding CocE/NonD family hydrolase, translating into MVFNVRETNRTIRTTFPHATKELSNVMIPLSDGTQLAAHIWLPKDAETAPVPAVLEYLPYRKNEFTALRDSLRHPYFAGHGYASIRVDIRGTGDSDGILYDEYLKQEQDDALEVLDWITKQTWSTGKVGMIGKSWGGFNGLQIAARQHPALQAVITLCSTDDRYADDVHYKGGAMLASDMLWWASTMFAYNARPQFPEVRGESWKENWLERMELTPPYVEEWVRHQRYDAYWKHGSVIENYEDITIPVFAVGGWADGYTNAVPRLLTGLKGPRKGLIGPWAHEYPEMAVPGPQIGFLQEAVRWWDHWLKGEETGIMDEPMVRVYMQDSVPPQTDYSYRPGHWVAEQQWPPENIKEKQLFLNGKHLSECAEGKEVIVSSVQQHGLYAGVFCPFGQPGDLSADQRIENGMAVVFDGVPVEEEQAILGEPEFRCTITSDKKSAHLVVRLNDVAPDGSSTRVTWGVLNLTHRDSDEQPSHLEPGKAYDITVKMNVIGHTLQKGHRWQLAVSPNYWPHIWPFPEAVTFTIDTGEQTSLVLPLRDSKEFDHTLEPFAQAETAPVLEKDIMREAGRTREIKHDVATGVWTLDDFSDEGKRKLHTNGLEYGSTNRNVYTIRENDPLSARVECDWTLSVGKDEWQTYLETKSIMSADETNYYLYNELKAWEGDQEVFHKKWEEKIARDFT; encoded by the coding sequence ATGGTATTTAACGTAAGAGAAACGAATCGCACAATACGTACTACATTCCCACACGCCACGAAAGAGTTATCGAACGTGATGATTCCTTTATCAGATGGGACACAATTAGCAGCGCATATTTGGTTGCCGAAAGATGCGGAAACTGCTCCTGTACCCGCAGTTCTGGAATACTTGCCGTATCGTAAAAACGAATTTACGGCATTGCGGGATTCGCTCCGCCACCCTTATTTTGCTGGTCATGGCTATGCGAGTATTCGAGTGGATATTCGCGGTACAGGAGATTCGGACGGTATTTTATATGACGAATATTTGAAACAAGAACAAGATGATGCGTTAGAAGTATTAGATTGGATTACGAAACAAACGTGGTCAACGGGCAAAGTCGGGATGATCGGTAAATCATGGGGAGGCTTTAATGGTCTGCAAATCGCGGCCCGTCAGCATCCAGCATTACAAGCGGTCATTACATTATGTTCAACGGATGATCGGTATGCAGATGACGTCCATTATAAAGGGGGAGCTATGCTTGCTTCGGATATGCTGTGGTGGGCGAGTACGATGTTTGCGTACAACGCACGACCACAATTTCCAGAAGTTCGTGGGGAATCGTGGAAAGAAAATTGGCTGGAGCGTATGGAACTCACACCACCTTATGTAGAAGAGTGGGTTCGTCATCAACGCTATGATGCTTATTGGAAGCACGGTTCTGTTATTGAAAACTATGAGGATATTACGATTCCTGTCTTTGCGGTTGGCGGTTGGGCAGATGGTTATACGAATGCCGTTCCACGTCTACTTACTGGTTTAAAAGGACCTAGAAAAGGCTTAATTGGTCCGTGGGCGCATGAATATCCGGAAATGGCGGTACCTGGTCCGCAAATCGGATTTTTACAAGAAGCTGTTCGTTGGTGGGATCATTGGTTAAAAGGTGAAGAAACCGGCATTATGGACGAGCCGATGGTACGAGTCTATATGCAAGATAGTGTTCCGCCACAAACGGATTATTCGTATCGCCCTGGACACTGGGTAGCTGAACAACAATGGCCGCCTGAGAACATTAAAGAAAAACAATTATTTTTGAACGGTAAACACTTAAGTGAATGTGCTGAAGGTAAAGAAGTAATTGTCTCGTCAGTTCAGCAACATGGGCTGTATGCAGGAGTTTTCTGTCCATTCGGTCAACCGGGGGATTTGTCCGCAGATCAGCGGATTGAAAATGGCATGGCAGTTGTTTTCGATGGAGTGCCTGTAGAAGAAGAGCAAGCAATTTTAGGGGAGCCCGAATTCCGCTGTACCATTACTTCCGATAAAAAGTCAGCTCATTTAGTCGTTCGTTTGAATGACGTAGCGCCGGATGGCTCTTCGACACGAGTGACGTGGGGGGTATTGAACCTCACGCACCGCGACAGTGATGAGCAGCCAAGTCATCTAGAGCCTGGGAAAGCATATGATATAACAGTGAAAATGAACGTGATCGGTCATACATTACAAAAAGGGCATCGCTGGCAATTAGCCGTATCGCCAAACTACTGGCCGCATATTTGGCCGTTTCCTGAAGCAGTGACGTTCACGATCGATACAGGGGAACAAACGTCATTAGTTTTGCCACTGAGAGATTCTAAAGAATTCGATCATACGCTGGAGCCTTTCGCGCAGGCGGAAACTGCCCCGGTACTAGAAAAAGACATTATGCGTGAGGCGGGGCGGACGCGTGAAATAAAGCATGATGTAGCAACAGGAGTCTGGACGCTCGATGACTTTTCTGATGAAGGAAAGCGCAAGTTGCATACGAATGGACTGGAATATGGCAGCACGAACCGCAACGTCTATACAATAAGAGAAAATGATCCATTAAGCGCTCGTGTAGAGTGTGACTGGACATTAAGTGTTGGCAAAGACGAGTGGCAAACATACTTAGAAACCAAAAGTATTATGTCAGCCGACGAAACAAATTACTATCTTTATAATGAATTGAAAGCGTGGGAAGGGGATCAAGAAGTTTTCCATAAGAAATGGGAAGAGAAGATCGCACGTGATTTCACGTAA